The genomic interval AGCGCCCTGGCGTCGGGGCAGTTGGGGCCTTTAATGAACCAGTTTGGTCTGCCAACAGAAGCTGTGGACGCAGCTAACAAAGGAGGTCAGTGTCCTGTATCTGCGTACAATGCATGAACGTAAACACAGGGGCCTTTGTGCGTTCCATTGTTTAAAGAGAACACAAGCATGCAGTCTCCTGCCTGTGCAGACATTCCTACTTAACATTGACATTAGTGTCAACAATGTTTAATAAGGATTTCCATAACATCATTAAGGCTCTGTTTTGTATCATGAGTGAAATTAAACTTTCCTCTCTTCCAGACGTTGAGGCTTTTGCTAAAGCcatggagacagacagcaagTCTGACCATGAGGATGACGCCAAAGACAAAAAGGATGAAGATATGAGTTTGGATTAGGACCCTCTGTTAGTTCTGTTTAActtaatgtattttatttaaatgATTTACTGGTTGTGGTGATCTTGTTCAGAGCACTGAAGCTGTGGACCATTTACCTCTGTACATGTACTCAGAATAGagatatttaaaaaaagaaaagggCATGTAAGACAGCCAAGGTTCTATTCAATCTCTCATGCTTCAGCGACACATCGAATAGAGCTCCTAACCTCTCCTGTTCAATTATGACAAATTATTTATGTACATCCTCAGAGCTTGATTCAACACAACATGAAATGTTTTCCCTGATATGTTGCGAACCAGATTACTGCGGCTGGTTAGGACTGGTAGACCAGTGACAGCTGCATGTGCCAATCTGTGACCTGTAGCTTcctgacaaataaaataaaaactccaGTCACATGGtcagaaaaaaacatttgatAATTTAACATTACTTTTACAAAATTGACACCATCCATAAAGCACAACATTTTCACATTCTAAACAAATGACATGAGGTAATTTAAGCATACATTTGCAAAACGGAGACCAATTCACACCACAGCAGAAATGAGCAATTCTCCATGTTACTGTACAAAACGTTTTCTCCAAGATCACACACAGAGATTCACATAACAGTAGGTCTGTCCAGATACTAAGATACATTAAGCAGTCAGCAATTTTCCATGATTTTCACAGATGTGGTGGAACACAACAGCAACAAGACAAGTGAAAGAGGGAATACCATCTGGATAGGATAGATCATTATTAAACTGTGGTTTTAGGCACTTCTTACTGTATGTTGAGTGGCGTGAGCCAACACTGATGAAAATGAGAAATACTGTAAAATAGCTAAGTAAATGTAACTTTAGGACATTTCACGCACAAATAACTGCTTTCTACCTGCACTCATTCCAGAGATCTCCTTTTGTTTGTTTGATAAATTTCAAAGATATTTCCTGAGAACTTAAAAATATGACAACTGGCTCGTGGATGATCCAGCACATTGAACAATAGGGTAAGAATACTTATTGCAAATCCTATCCCTGGATGTTGACAGAACAGCAACAAAGTAATGACAGGAAGTTTGATTTAACAACCGTCACAGAAGAAAAGTCATTTGTGGTCTAGATCGCCACTGCCAACACGTTTCCAGCCAGCAAATAGGCAGTGGTTTGCACAGTGAGTGTGGATTTAAAGTGTACAAAATTAAGTTAAAAGCAGCGACAGTGCCAACCCAAGAAGGTAAATACAAAAACATCCAAGTTGTACAAAATCACAAGTTCTAAACATATGATACAATGGAATGACTGATGcttctacagtatagtataaagTGGCACTCTGGCCAGCCCACAACTCCCTCCCTCAATAACACAAACAATCATATTGAGACTTTAAGACCAATGATTGATGTGTAATTTTCACAGCAAGTGAAGAAATACTCATATCAACAAGCTAGCGAGTGCGCACACACATGTAAATTGGGCCTatgtttcatgagatgaaataaaagatcccagtaattttccatatgcacagaaagcttatttctctccacattcgtgcacaaatttgtttacatccctgttagtgagcatttccactttaccaagataatccatccacctgacaggtttggCATGTCACGAAGCTGACGAAagagcataatcattacacaggggcaccttgtgctggggacaataaaaggccactaaaaatgtgcagttgtcacaacaccaaagatgtctcaagttgagggagcatgcaattggcttGTGCATAACATGAGAGAAATAAGCCTTTTGTGCATAAGGAACATTCCTAGGATATTTTATTTCCGCTCATgaaacatgttgcgtttatataaacagtaccagtcaaaagttgacacatctactcattcaattgtagaataatagtgaagacatcaaaactatgaaataacacacttggtttgggatgagttagactgCAGAGTGTAGGAAAAGGAGCCAACAAatcctcagcatatgtgggaactccttcaagacgatTGGAAGACGGCTtgaaagctggttgagagaatgccaagagtttgcaaagctgttatcaacaggtggctactttgaagaatctcaaatataatttgatttgtttaacacttttttggttactatatgattccatacatgttatttcatagttgacatcttcactattattctacaatgtagaaaatagtaaaaagaaaagaaaaaccttggaatgagttggtgtgtccaaacttttgactggtactgtacgcgTGTGTCGTTTTGCTagacattactgcactgttggcgctagagacaagcatttcgctgcacctgcgataacatctgcaaatcagTGTATGCGACAAATAAACTGATTTGAGCAAAGATAACACCAGGCACCATTTACACAACAAAAAAATGACTTTTCTGCACCTTTGGACAGTACATTAAATTATTTCAAACTGATATAACAACCATCAACATCAAagcctcctctctgtgtgtactTAAAGACACCCCCATTGGGATGCTACCCCACACCCAGTTGGAGCTATTTTTCAATAAATAGTTAACTTGTACTGTTTGTACAAATAGAcatggtttaaaaaatatatattgatcAGAATGTAATACACACCACAGAAAGAAGTTCGGTACAAGCGAATCAGTCCAATATCTTTGCGGAAAACACTTAATCCTTCATATTGTGATAAAGAAAAATTCAAAATAAATATTGAGCACCAaaaccacccccccccccccatttgaaTAAGGGACATGTCTGCTACACCTAAACATATTCTAGGGAAGAAAATGCCTCCCTCCAGATGATGATCCAGGATCAGCATTTCCAATCAATATCATCAGGACTTAAATATCCAAACTGGACCCAGGCCAGTGATTCAGGCCACCTCCAGGCTCCAGCCTAGCCCTGCTGCACCAGCCTGCGGTAGTGCGGCATGACCTTGCTGTCAGGGAGGTAGAGCCCCATCTCCAAGGCAACCAGGACAGGGAACTCCAATGGAATCAACTCCCGCCTGTTTATACGAAAACGCTCCTCCAGCTTCTGCTCAACCATGGACAGAGGGGGGTTGTAGTGTTAAGATGGTTAAGAATCTAACTATGATCACTAACAATTCATAGAAAACAAACTTAGTTATCCTGTGAGGAAAAAGTACATGTAAGAAATTTCTTAAATGTACATGTAAGAATTTACATCACTCACGTCAATCAGCTGTCGGACCTCCTGCTTCTTCAGATCACTGCTGATCTTGGCTGCCAGCAGGACACAGGCAGCAGACACCAGCTTCCTGTTTTGCTTGTTCAGGCGGCCCTGCAGCACCAGCTTCTCAAAGTACACAAAGGCCATGGCCACCGTGACTGGCTGCAGACTGCACTCCTCTCCCACCGCACGCATGTCCCGCTTCAGGCTGtcaaacaggagagaggttattgGTTACACATGGGTGTTCATGGTAGGCAGGTATGCAGGATTTGCACCTGTAAATGCATGGTTTGGAGACAAAGACACAAAGGGGAGTttcagacagatacagacagtggatttaaaaaaaataatgtgtTGACTTGTTACATCTGTGTTCATGTCTGCACCTTCTTATCTTGCTGAGGGTCAGTTTGATATGGGGGAACTTCTCCTTGAACGTCTCATTCATGTCTTTTTTCAGGTCCGACGGCTTCACGTACTCAATAACAGTCGTCTGGAAGACAGGGAACAAgataaataaacttcagttactgCTAAACACAGCTGTTAGAATCTCGACGAGAACCCCACAATTgtatattactccagtgctagcctctctacactggcttcctgttaaggccaGGGCtgattaaggttttactgctaacctacaaagcattacatgggcttgcttctacctatctctccgatttggtcctgccgtacatacctacacgtacgctacggtcacaagacgcaggcctccttattgtccctagaatttctaagcaaacagctggaggcagggctttctcctatggcactccatttttatggaatagtCTGATTATCCATGTGAAAgcgcagactcggtctcgacctttacatctttattgaagactcatctcttcagtaggtcctatgattgagtgtagtctggcccaggggtgtgaaggtgaacggaaaggcactggagtgaTGAACCGCCCTTgcagtctctgcctggccagttccctgCTCTCCACCGGCATTTTCTGTcgctaaccctattacaggggctgagtcccTGGTGCttttccatgccgtccctaggaggggtgcgtcacttgagtgggctgagtcactgacgtgatcgtcctgtccgggttggcgcccccctcgggTTTGTGCCGTGggagagatctttgtgggctatagtCAACCATGTCTCAGGATAGTAAATTGGTGGCTTGaaaatatccctctagtggtgtgagggctATAATTtggtaaagtgggtggggttatatcctgtctggttggccctgtctggggatATCgccggacagggccacagtgtctcccgacccgtcctttcctgtctcagtctccagtatttatgctgcaatagtttgtgtctgggggggggggctagggtcagtctgttatatctggagtatttctcctgtcttatccggtgtcctgtgtaaatttaagtatgctccctctaattctctctctctctcaccctcttccgaaagacctgagccctgggaccttgcctcaggactacctggccggatgactccttgctgtccccagtccacctggtagtgctgctgctccagtttcaactgttctgactgcagctatggaacactgacctgttcaccagatgtgctaccttgtcccggaacTGCTGTTTtagactccctctctcttccgcacttgctgtctctaactctaaacactcggctatgaaaagccaactgacatttactcctgaggtgctgacctgttgcaccctctacaatgACTGATGATTATGATTATCATAAGACCCTGCTGGTCATATacaaacatcttggccatgtactgttataatctcatCCCAGCACAGCCAGGAGaagactggtcacccctcagagcctggttcctctctaggtttcttcctaggttcctgactttctagggagtttttcctagccaccctgCTGATTGATAAATATGAGAACTTTGCTTTCATCCTATTTATAGAGATTCCATCATCTACGAGTggctatgtgttctctggaaaataatgatCGACATGGAAGGTGTGTTCGGAGTGGAACTgtccactttttttttttttccagaaAATGCGTAGAGCCCCTCGTAGATGATGGAATCTCTTACACGGAATCTATATAAATAGGATGAAAGCAAAGTTCTCATATTTATCAATCAGCatcccttttataccatggctataatttacCCCTAGAATTGTTTTCatttgcaggtagaaatgtgttcaacatccactgaagtagctagcaagttgaCAGTAGTTGCCTTGGTTACCAAAGAGACTTGgtagtttagctaaccaaaccatcagttctagcttgctattatgaagatcaaattcaacaatgccaataaATGTTTTCAAGTCGACTTTCGCTTTTAAAAGCAGTTCTAACATGGAActaagaccatggtgcttgcctacggagctgtgaggggaacggcacctcagtacctccaggctctgatcaggccctacacccaaacaagggcactgcgttcatccacctctggcctgctcgcctccctaccactgaggaagtacagttcccgctcagcccagtcaaaactgttcgctgctctggccccccaatggtggaacaaactccctcacgacgccaggacagcggagtcaatcaccaccttccggagacacctgaaaccccacctctttaaggaatacctaggataggataagttatccttctcaccccccctttaagatttagatgcactattgtaaagtgactgttctactggatgtcataaggtgaatgcaccaatttgtaagtcgctctggataagagcgtctgctaaatgacttaaatgtaatgtaaatgtatagccACTTCATTGTACCGTGtgttatagggaaataatgcatgctctagaatgcccttcaagccaatcagaaacaatTACTCAACAATGCCATGATATAATATGTCATTTTTATTATGTGCAGTGAAGTTTACTAGTCATAAAATTGCTTTATTGTTTTTAGTTTATAATGGTGCTACTGTACAAAATAAGTGCATTCTGGACTGTCAGTGTGTCCTTGTGATGTATTGTCTTGTCACAAAGTCATGTGTTGCATGTATAATTTCACATGAACGCTTACCATATAGGATGCAAATATAAGAACTCTCTTGTGTCTCCCGCAAGGCCACTGAGGGTCACTGAGTAGGTAGGGATCATAGTCTGCCAGGTCTTCTATACCTGTAAAAATGGGGATTAAATcaaatgaaaacacacacacacacacacacacacacacacacacacagtaatgattGCAAAAACAATttgccagaggagagagagagtgcatgtAAGCCTCTATTCTAGTGAAGTGGAGCGTACTCGGGTCCTGTCCTATGGTGCTGTTGAGTCGAGACGGGTTGGTGTAGTTCTTCTGGCCGTTGCCTCGGTAACGGGATAGGGGTGTCTGTGTTGTGCTGGGCTCTAGTGGTCCACTGCTCTTCGACCTCACCAGGGCATTAGTTGGGAAAAGGAATCGGGCGTACGATACCGTCTGAAGAGGAAATATACATGTTAACTAACACAAAGCACAGACAGATAGTACATAATCGCACTCTCCAGTTCAGCCTTACCTTTCCATATGCCCCTAGCTCCACCCCAAGGCCCTCCAGGCCAGGGAACAGGTCAGAGCCAACCCCAGAGGACAGCCGTTGTCTCTGAGCATCCAGCTTTGGGTCACTGGGTGGGCAGGAAGAGAAACTAATCATGTCACCATCATGCAGCTCCATGTTAAAGCCTGAGATCATTATAACAACTCCTTTCCTGAGGGCGATACATGACACCTGTAGTTGGTTGGGGTTGTGTGTTTGTACCTGAGGTGAATACATTCTCCATAGGGCAGCACTGAGAAAGCAGCACATAGAGACCGCTTGGCACAAATCAGCATAATCCTGCAGGACATAGATAGCAAGTACAGGCACACAAAACATATGCAGCGTCAGGCTACAGAAACAGTCACACTACAGCCATCTACAGCATTAGTACTGCACTTATTAGTAAAATAAAtacacaaggcaggcaatacgcttgacctgaTCTTTACTAGAGGTTGTTCGCCTACTAATATCAAGGCAACCCCCcccaggtctctgatcactacgGTTTCCTTTTCTGTCTCATGTTCCCCCAACCCTAGCAACTCAGCCCCTATTCAGATAATCATGCGGCCATTGCAATCGttgcgctctctctccctcactactctctcctcttctatcatatctcccttctgctaaatccttctcct from Oncorhynchus keta strain PuntledgeMale-10-30-2019 chromosome 27, Oket_V2, whole genome shotgun sequence carries:
- the cables2a gene encoding CDK5 and ABL1 enzyme substrate 2 isoform X2, encoding MRTINHYSTRMATAACGRQCKTGGNTAKSQKEHLRKGKDSQRRQAALSFLNNISLDGRPLYHLSNGNLGQRDAAELRSRDAAGAQAIGHTQFSPCTYGTFPHVSPYLAGGAATTVAGIGGLSPVLPNLGMSTDTGASVAVGCREVLFEGVDTIVPPDTPLSPISGPQTFNPIAKSPSVLQTLNSVPGDTRQRSRNHSGSPGPARVAKKVHFIKSMRQYDTRGSSDPKLDAQRQRLSSGVGSDLFPGLEGLGVELGAYGKTVSYARFLFPTNALVRSKSSGPLEPSTTQTPLSRYRGNGQKNYTNPSRLNSTIGQDPSIEDLADYDPYLLSDPQWPCGRHKRVLIFASYMTTVIEYVKPSDLKKDMNETFKEKFPHIKLTLSKIRSLKRDMRAVGEECSLQPVTVAMAFVYFEKLVLQGRLNKQNRKLVSAACVLLAAKISSDLKKQEVRQLIDKLEERFRINRRELIPLEFPVLVALEMGLYLPDSKVMPHYRRLVQQG
- the cables2a gene encoding CDK5 and ABL1 enzyme substrate 2 isoform X1, whose amino-acid sequence is MRTINHYSTRMATAACGRQCKTGGNTAKSQKEHLRKGKDSQRRQAALSFLNNISLDGRPLYHLSNGNLGQRDAAELRSRDAAGAQAIGHTQFSPCTYGTFPHVSPYLAGGAATTVAGIGGLSPVLPNLGMSTDTGASVAVGCREVLFEGVDTIVPPDTPLSPISGPQTFNPIAKSPSVLQTLNSVPGDTRQRSRNHSGSPGPARVAKKVHFIKSMRQYDTRGSRIMLICAKRSLCAAFSVLPYGECIHLSDPKLDAQRQRLSSGVGSDLFPGLEGLGVELGAYGKTVSYARFLFPTNALVRSKSSGPLEPSTTQTPLSRYRGNGQKNYTNPSRLNSTIGQDPSIEDLADYDPYLLSDPQWPCGRHKRVLIFASYMTTVIEYVKPSDLKKDMNETFKEKFPHIKLTLSKIRSLKRDMRAVGEECSLQPVTVAMAFVYFEKLVLQGRLNKQNRKLVSAACVLLAAKISSDLKKQEVRQLIDKLEERFRINRRELIPLEFPVLVALEMGLYLPDSKVMPHYRRLVQQG